A single region of the Drosophila miranda strain MSH22 chromosome 2, D.miranda_PacBio2.1, whole genome shotgun sequence genome encodes:
- the LOC108154348 gene encoding uncharacterized protein LOC108154348 encodes MAPTGTKPKFKKRLSSESTTDQQKLAEVQTIIKKLDVSKQVILGRVYKNVPDACNAIWRRQYHCLDLQKLELKMRGSSLQTFIQQMFEDFRSAHFRSQQLQHEMNILDQAGIRELPSVKRCQITWGTAVQRRTTTFPQWPFYALPALMKNLRSLEIHSPLEVCFIEQFKMLEELRFHGEVETWVLKDILSSDLPLKLLHFVGSHSPDLVGISQCKHMENLMVNQSVFLDNKGEIFRLPKLHILEIKKLTESKDTMKTLMDIIRQWEDYLRIFRLNCSFINSAQELIPLELSRCRFMDGLELIDCNFGNLEMLDLGLPVTHKHAVFCHCPNLLNEHVLDFVQANAKLKQLVFIHCPYLTVELLQSVYKLRRRDKSSYPLKIKFKGSPDIWEAYKKNYRNFWSDRGNVLQVELFKTDYRPLQHVQFTFKTPPIARTE; translated from the exons ATGGCACCGACTGGCACTAAACCAAAGTTTAAAAAAAGACTATCCAGCGAATCGACGACGGATCAACAGAAGCTGGCCGAGGTTCAGACGATCATCAAAAAGCTGGACGTCAGCAAGCAGGTGATCCTCGGGAGGGTCTACAAGAACGTGCCCGATGCGTGCAATGCGATCTGGAGGCGGCAATACCATTGTCTGGATCTGCAGAAGCTCGAACTGAAGATGCGTGGCTCTTCGCTGCAGACGTTTATACAGCAAATGTTTGAGGATTTTCGCAGTGCTCACTTTCGCAGCCAACAGCTGCAGCATGAGATGAATATCCTGGACCAGGCGGGCATCAGGGAGCTGCCGAGCGTCAAGCGTTGCCAGATAACGTGGGGCACGGCCGTGCAGCGCCGCACCACCACATTCCCCCAGTGGCCGTTTTATGCCCTGCCGGCGCTGATGAAAAATCTCCGCTCCCTGGAGATTCATTCGCCGCTGGAGGTCTGCTTCATTGAACAGTTCAAGATGCTGGAGGAGCTGCGCTTCCACGGCGAGGTAGAGACCTGGGTCCTAAAGGACATTCTGTCGAGTGACCTGCCCCTGAAGTTGCTACACTTTGTGGGCTCTCATTCGCCCGATCTCGTGGGCATCTCACAGTGCAAGCATATGGAAAACCTGATGGTGAATCAGTCTGTATTTCTGGACAACAAAGGGGAGATCTTTAGGCTGCCAAAGCTGCATATTCTGGAGATTAAGAAGCTCACCGAATCCAAGGACACAATGAAGACCCTGATGGACATCATTCGCCAGTGGGAGGACTATTTGCGTATCTTTCGCCTGAATTGTAGCTTCATCAACAGCGCCCAGGAGCTGATACCCTTGGAGCTATCGCGCTGTCGTTTCATGGACGGCCTGGAGCTGATCGATTGCAATTTTGGCAATCTGGAAATGTTAGATCTGGGACTGCCTGTGACCCACAAACATGCCGTATTCTGCCATTGTCCGAATCTGTTGAACGAACACGTCTTGGACTTTGTCCAGGCCAATGCCAAACTGAAGCAGCTCGTGTTCATCCATTGCCCCTATCTGACAGTAGAGCTACTCCAGAGTGTCTACAAGCTGCGACGCCGTGACAAGAGTTCATATCCTTTGAAGATCAAATTCAAGGGTTCCCCCGACATCTGGGAGGCATATAAGAAAAAT TATCGCAACTTTTGGTCCGACCGCGGGAATGTCCTTCAGGTGGAGCTCTTCAAGACCGACTATCGACCATTGCAGCACGTTCAGTTCACGTTCAAGACGCCACCCATCGCCAGAACGGAATAA
- the LOC108157557 gene encoding uncharacterized protein LOC108157557 isoform X1: MLRPVLFLFYTVETVVNIILMGYHIRGFMSLDLSFLPLKDQTTYYIYTVTFYVFTVITAFASISASTGHKAVLLEEFLRSLAGCILFLIMSLMTLKDVENDFHMMYVGMGDPNLPEKPVHPFFAYLRAQAVCSLVSCIIYLMHCLIVIDVMLSHEEADYDLEVYDASDDSEEGYIPVRLYFCCAYVQERLERYRWFREFSSGGRMSL, from the coding sequence ATGCTGCGGCCAGTACTTTTCCTGTTCTATACCGTCGAGACGGTGGTCAACATAATACTGATGGGCTACCATATACGCGGCTTCATGTCGCTGGATCTGAGCTTCCTGCCACTGAAGGATCAGACCACATACTACATCTATACGGTGACCTTCTATGTCTTCACCGTGATCACAGCATTTGCCAGCATTAGTGCGAGCACTGGCCACAAGGCAGTCCTGCTGGAGGAGTTCCTACGCTCACTGGCCGGCTGTATATTGTTCTTGATTATGTCGCTGATGACACTAAAGGATGTGGAGAATGATTTCCATATGATGTACGTTGGCATGGGGGATCCCAATCTACCGGAGAAGCCTGTGCATCCATTTTTTGCCTATCTACGCGCTCAGGCGGTGTGTTCCCTGGTCAGTTGCATCATCTACTTGATGCACTGTCTCATTGTCATTGACGTTATGCTGTCGCATGAGGAGGCGGACTATGATTTGGAGGTGTATGACGCATCCGATGATTCAGAAGAGGGCTATATACCCGTACgtttgtatttttgttgtgCATATGTACAGGAGCGCCTCGAACGATATCGCTGGTTTCGTGAGTTCTCGAGTGGTGGACGCATGAGTCTCTAA
- the LOC108157557 gene encoding uncharacterized protein LOC108157557 isoform X2, which produces MLRPVLFLFYTVETVVNIILMGYHIRGFMSLDLSFLPLKDQTTYYIYTVTFYVFTVITAFASISASTGHKAVLLEEFLRSLAGCILFLIMSLMTLKDVENDFHMMYVGMGDPNLPEKPVHPFFAYLRAQAVCSLVSCIIYLMHCLIVIDVMLSHEEADYDLEVYDASDDSEEGYIPLCP; this is translated from the exons ATGCTGCGGCCAGTACTTTTCCTGTTCTATACCGTCGAGACGGTGGTCAACATAATACTGATGGGCTACCATATACGCGGCTTCATGTCGCTGGATCTGAGCTTCCTGCCACTGAAGGATCAGACCACATACTACATCTATACGGTGACCTTCTATGTCTTCACCGTGATCACAGCATTTGCCAGCATTAGTGCGAGCACTGGCCACAAGGCAGTCCTGCTGGAGGAGTTCCTACGCTCACTGGCCGGCTGTATATTGTTCTTGATTATGTCGCTGATGACACTAAAGGATGTGGAGAATGATTTCCATATGATGTACGTTGGCATGGGGGATCCCAATCTACCGGAGAAGCCTGTGCATCCATTTTTTGCCTATCTACGCGCTCAGGCGGTGTGTTCCCTGGTCAGTTGCATCATCTACTTGATGCACTGTCTCATTGTCATTGACGTTATGCTGTCGCATGAGGAGGCGGACTATGATTTGGAGGTGTATGACGCATCCGATGATTCAGAAGAGGGCTATATACCC CTGTGCCCATGA
- the LOC108157558 gene encoding uncharacterized protein LOC108157558, which produces MRPLLFVFYTAETVANIFLMGFHISGFMVHDLSFLPVMDQVTHYFYTVILYAFTVLVLFASINICTGNPASAIEEILRSMAGCILYVTISLLTLKDAEEDFHMMYIHMDDPNMPEKPVHPFFDYLRAQAVCSLVCSVIFLLHCLIVVDVLLSYEEYSDDEADLYDDENENDDDEQNDFMPVHLYVFGESVQLHLERYHWFREFSHDRRIHI; this is translated from the coding sequence ATGCGACCTTTACTCTTCGTATTTTATACCGCCGAGACGGTGGCCAACATTTTTCTGATGGGCTTCCATATAAGTGGTTTCATGGTCCACGATCTGAGCTTCCTTCCGGTGATGGACCAAGTGACGCACTACTTCTACACGGTCATACTCTATGCCTTCACCGTGCTGGTACTCTTTGCCAGCATAAATATATGCACTGGAAACCCGGCCAGCGCTATCGAGGAAATCCTGCGGTCAATGGCCGGCTGCATACTGTACGTGACTATCTCGCTGCTGACGCTGAAGGATGCCGAAGAGGACTTCCACATGATGTATATTCACATGGATGATCCCAATATGCCAGAGAAGCCAGTGCATCCCTTCTTTGATTATCTGCGCGCTCAGGCGGTGTGCTCTCTGGTCTGCAGTGTCATCTTCCTGCTGCACTGCCTGATTGTTGTCGATGTCCTGCTATCGTATGAGGAGTACTCGGACGATGAAGCTGATCTGTATGATGACGAAAATGAGAATGACGACGATGAGCAGAACGACTTTATGCCCGTACACTTGTATGTGTTTGGGGAGTCGGTGCAGTTGCACCTCGAGCGCTATCACTGGTTCCGTGAATTCTCCCATGATCGCCGCATCCATATCTAA
- the LOC108156979 gene encoding protein TAPT1 homolog, which yields MQNSINSVGNKRQLRFRGDVSASCRVEELHQLQEENRQQKPKQLPLSQDDVAAATASSAAQQRLQSGPTETGTTTFLDFFKVEMTRGYMLEHDEERYAARRQKIYSFMRIPRDLERFMIYGIMQCADSFFYIHTFLPVRFLLAVWALVTRTAARICRLRSSGQRLLSPAEICDLLKGAIWIVVTLIMLLVDTNRVYHIIKSQSIIKLYIFYNMLEVGDRLLSAFGQDTMDSLFWTATEPKNSKREHFGAFTHVLLTLAYVLLHSVLIMFQATCLNVALNSNNKGLLTIMISNNFVELKGSVFKKFDKNNLFQLTCSDVRERFHLSVLLFIVIIQTMKEFDWSFTQFYVMVPDCIAVLFTEILIDWVKHAFITRFNELPEGIYREYTTSLAYDMTQTRQKHAFSDHSDLVARRMGFIPFPLSVVLIKAIYTAVSFHNLAAWLLFLLAYLFALGLRICLTICALGKACKLMKEHQTERNSSTPSSMTNMPFVGGAGSGNSVTGQPFHHPHPNHNNNNNNSTATKPPASANATTSVITLTPPNAATHPHDMSLNFSRSSVQSTSTPKKAVSEEELDVTNSLELWATVLFSNSDVDLDDVCLNEQVTNTNAGSAVQEVYQEQDLARSQPDMQQLNDSGSSGDASSSMATKQAAKRPPKRTHKRSESEPLIPSLAEKPGASGGMAGNNQTTQL from the exons ATGCAAAATTCAATCAATTCGGTAGGCAACAAGCGACAGCTGCGATTCCGTGGCGATGTCAGTGCCAGCTGTCGCGTGGAGGAGCTCCATCAGCTCCAAGAAGAGAATAGACAACAGAAACCAAAGCAGCTGCCGCTCTCCCAGGATGACGTTGCAGCGGCGACGGCGTCGTCGGCGGCCCAGCAGCGACTCCAAAGTG GACCCACAGAGACCGGTACGACAACCTTTCTGGACTTTTTCAAAGTGGAAATGACACGCGGATACATGCTGGAACACGACGAGGAGCGGTATGCGGCTCGACGCCAGAAGATCTACAGTTTCATGAGGATACCGCGCGACCTGGAACGCTTCATGATCTATGGGATAATGCAGTGTGCCGATTCTTTTTTCTACATACACACATTTCTGCCCGTCCGCTTCCTGTTGGCCGTCTGGGCTTTGGTCACAAGGACAGCGGCACGGATTTGCCGGCTACGCAGCAGCGGACAGCGTTTATTGTCACCCGCCGAGATCTGTGATCTGCTGAAGGGTGCCATCTGGATAGTAGTGACGCTAATCATGCTGCTCGTGGACACGAATCGAGTGTATCACATCATTAAATCGCAATCGATTATCAAACTGTATATATTCTACAATATGCTGGAGGTGGGCGATCGTCTGCTGTCGGCCTTTGGCCAGGATACCATGGATTCTCTTTTCTGGACGGCAACTGAACCAAAGAACTCCAAGCGGGAACACTTTGGTGCCTTCACGCATGTTCTATTGACACTCGCCTATGTGCTTCTGCACAGCGTTCTAATCATGTTTCAG GCAACCTGCCTGAATGTGGCTCTCAATTCGAACAACAAGGGCCTGCTGACCATTATGATATCGAATAATTTTGTGGAGCTCAAGGGTTCGGTTTTCAAAAAGTTCGACAAGAACAATCTCTTCCAATTGACGTGCAGCGATGTCCGGGAGCGTTTCCATCTATCCGTTCTACTGTTTATCGTGATTATTCAGACCATGAAGGAGTTCGACTGGAGCTTCACGCAGTTCTATGTGATGGTGCCCGACTGCATAGCGGTGCTCTTCACGGAGATACTCATTGACTGGGTGAAGCATGCCTTTATCACGCGTTTCAACGAGCTGCCCGAGGGCATATATCGCGAGTATACGACAAGTCTCGCGTATGACATGACCCAGACGAGGCAGAAGCACGCCTTCTCGGACCATTCGGACTTGGTGGCACGCCGGATGGGCTTCATACCATTCCCGTTGTCTGTGGTGCTCATCAAGGCCATCTATACGGCCGTATCGTTTCACAATCTGGCTGCGTGGCTGCTCTTCCTGCTGGCCTATCTGTTTGCCCTGGGCCTGAGGATCTGCCTTACGATCTGTGCCCTGGGCAAGGCCTGCAAACTGATGAAGGAGCATCAAACGGAACGCAATAGTTCCACGCCAAGCAGTATGACTAATATGCCTTTTGTTGGCGGTGCAGGCAGCGGCAATTCTGTGACTGGACAGCCATTCCATCACCCTCATCCGAatcacaataacaacaacaacaacagcactgCTACCAAGCCGCCGGCGTCAGCCAACGCGACGACAAGCGTCATTACATTGACCCCACCAAATGCTGCCACACATCCGCACGACATGAGCCTTAATTTCTCGCGTTCATCGGTGCAGTCCACGTCCACACCCAAGAAGGCCGTCAGCGAGGAGGAGCTGGATGTTACCAACTCACTGGAGCTGTGGGCCACAGTTCTCTTCTCCAACAGCGATGTTGATCTGGACGATGTGTGCCTCAACGAGCAAGTGACCAACACCAATGCCGGTTCCGCCGTCCAGGAAGTCTACCAGGAGCAGGATCTGGCACGCAGCCAGCCGGATATGCAGCAGCTGAACGATTCTGGATCGTCCGGCGATGCCAGCAGCTCAATGGCCACCAAGCAGGCGGCCAAGCGTCCGCCCAAGCGCACACACAAACGCTCCGAATCGGAGCCGCTCATCCCGAGTCTGGCCGAAAAGCCGGGAGCTTCTGGGGGGATGGCTGGCAACAATCAAACGACACAGCTCTAG
- the LOC108155799 gene encoding nuclear cap-binding protein subunit 2 — MATSVELSSYRDQHFKGSRSEQERSLKDSCTLYVGNLSFYTTEEQIHELFSRCGDVRLIVMGLDKYKKTPCGFCFVEYYIRSEAESAMRFVNGTRLDDRLIRVDWDAGFIEGRQYGRGKTGGQVRDEYRTDYDAGRGGYGKLLSLKIAPNTDNR; from the exons ATGGCGACCTCTGTAGAACTGAGCTCTTACCGTGATCAGCACTTTAAG GGCTCACGCTCAGAGCAGGAGCGTTCTCTGAAAGATTCTTGCACACTGTACGTGGGAAACTTGAGTTTCTACACAACTGAAGAACAAATCCACGAACTGTTTTCCCGCTGCGGCGATGTGCGGCTAATCGTAATGGGCCTGGACAAATACAAGAAGACACCGTGCGGCTTCTGTTTTGTGGAGTACTACATCCGAAGCGAAGCGGAGTCCGCCATGAG ATTTGTGAATGGAACTCGCTTGGACGATCGCTTGATTCGTGTCGACTGGGATGCCGGCTTCATTGAGGGCCGTCAATATGGCCGCGGCAAAACCGGCGGCCAGGTGCGAGACGAATATCGCACAGACTACGACGCCGGACGTGGCGGTTATGGCAAGCTGCTCTCGCTAAAGATTGCACCCAACACCGACAACCGCTAG
- the LOC108155798 gene encoding peroxiredoxin-5, mitochondrial, whose product MRVLSCKFLGRVVNSTLSTVNPVRSFSRNLPAMVKVGDALPAVDLFEDSPANKINTGDLVNGKKVIIFGVPGAFTPGCSKTHLPGYVSSADELKSKQGVDEIVCVSVNDPFVMSAWGKEHGAGGKVRLLADPAGGFTKALDVSIDLPPLGGVRSKRYSLVVENGKVTELNVEPDGTGLSCSLANNIGKK is encoded by the exons ATGCGAGTGCTGTCGTGCAAATTTCTTGGCAGAGTTGTTAACTCCACGCTGTCCACCGTCAATCCAGTGAGATCTTTTTCCAGAAATCTTCCAGCCATGGTGAAA GTTGGAGATGCTCTTCCCGCAGTGGATCTGTTTGAGGATTCCCCGGCCAACAAAATCAACACCGGCGACCTGGTAAATGGCAAGAAGGTGATCATCTTTGGTGTGCCCGGAGCATTTACACCCGGCTGCTCAAAG ACACATTTGCCGGGCTATGTGAGCTCCGCCGATGAGCTGAAATCCAAGCAGGGAGTCGACGAAATTGTCTGCGTGTCGGTGAACGATCCGTTTGTGATGTCTGCCTGGGGAAAGGAGCACGGCGCTGGCGGCAAAGTGCGCCTCCTGGCCGACCCAGCCGGTGGCTTCACCAAGGCTCTAGATGTTTCCATTGATCTGCCCCCACTGGGCGGTGTTCGCTCCAAGCGTTATTCGCTGGTCGTTGAAAACGGCAAGGTCACCGAATTGAATGTGGAGCCCGATGGCACTGGTCTCAGCTGCTCCCTGGCCAACAATATCGGCAAGAAGTAA
- the LOC108155800 gene encoding ubiquitin-like protein 4A: protein MQIIIKVLTGKDCTLEVLPTNTILEVKQQIETELKITAANQKLLLMGRPLNNDLTISSYANIKEGTKINLVVMKPSLRDCILRGFRKFYNEQQSERLTNEFMADFERKLKEHSLDDLERFAESTIGKVET, encoded by the exons ATGCAGATAATAATTAAAGTTCTTACGGGCAAGGACTGCACGCTCGAG GTCTTGCCCACTAACACCATTTTGGAGGTGAAGCAACAAATTGAGACAGAACTAAAAATAACTGCGGCAAATCAGAAGCTACTCCTGATGGGACGTCCCCTGAACAATGATCTGACAATTTCTTCGTATGCAAACATCAAGGAAGGCACCAAGATCAATCTGGTGGTGATGAAGCCCAGCCTGCGCGACTGCATCCTTCGCGGCTTTCGCAAATTCTACAACGAGCAGCAGTCGGAGCGCCTGACCAACGAATTCATGGCCGATTTCGAAAGGAAACTAAAGGAGCACAGCCTAGACGACCTGGAGCGTTTTGCCGAAAGCACAATAGGCAAAGTGGAAACATAA